A stretch of the Numenius arquata unplaced genomic scaffold, bNumArq3.hap1.1 HAP1_SCAFFOLD_1066, whole genome shotgun sequence genome encodes the following:
- the PFDN5 gene encoding LOW QUALITY PROTEIN: prefoldin subunit 5 (The sequence of the model RefSeq protein was modified relative to this genomic sequence to represent the inferred CDS: deleted 1 base in 1 codon), with the protein MAAAVNVGELTLPQLELLKGQLEQEVEFLSSSMAQLKVVQTKYVEARDCLSVLSKSNPGKDLLVPLTSSMYVPGKLSDTERVLVDVGTGYYVEKTADDARDFFKRKIDFLTKQMEKIQPALQEKHAMKQAVVEMMSQKIQQLTALGAAQGGATKA; encoded by the exons ATGGCGGCAGCGGTGAACGTG GGGGAACTGACGTTGCCGCAGCTGGAGCTGCTCaaggggcagctggagcag GAGGTGgagttcctctcctcctccatggCGCAGCTGAAGGTGGTGCAGACCAAGTACGTGGAGGCTCGGGACTGTCTCAGCGTCCTCAGCAAGAGCAA CCCAGGGAAGGACCTACTGGTGCCGCTCACCAGCTCC ATGTACGTCCCCGGGAAGCTCTCAGACACCGAGCGGGTCCTGGTCGACGTGGGAACTGGCTACTACGTGGAGAAg acAGCAGACGACGCCCGAGACTTTTTCAAGCGCAAAATCGACTTCCTCACCAAGCAGATGGAGAAGATCCAGCCGGCGCTGCAGGAGAAACACGCCATGAAACAGG CCGTGGTGGAAATGATGAGCCAGAAGATCCAGCAGCTCACGGCACTGGGAGCTGCCCAGGGGGGGGCCACCAAGGCGTAG
- the LOC141477810 gene encoding uncharacterized protein, translating into MGVPLIASMGVPRSQAHPSPPPSAKQPPARPARPPRKTPPPRRPLPGRGGGGNHGGTSTRTSTRTTTALPAPLKELLGGVRGGAPRPTICGECGKGFSRSSDLARHRVTHTGERPYRCGVCGKSFSQNSNLATHRRTHTGEKPYGCGACGKRFGESSALVQHRRTHTGERPYRCGECGKSFSVSSNLIRHRRTHSQERPHLCGECGDGFRHKSQLRRHQKIHTGQRPFICNECGKSFSHWSKLLRHRRTHTGERPSTCGECGKSFSQNSHLVQHRRTHTGEKPYSCGDCGKSFSWSSNLIQHQRIHTGEKPYSCGECGKSFTQSKNLIKHQRTHSGARPHRCAHCGRGFAQSGNLLKHQRVHGAGGQPRDGGPPEPFICVECGESFARSATLNRHKRVHKPLFVP; encoded by the exons ATGGGGGTACCCCTGATCGCCAGTATGGGGGTGCCCCGATCCCAAG cccaccccagccccccgccctcCGCCAAGCAGCCCCCCGcccggccggcccgccccccccgcaaaacCCCGCCGCCGCGTCGCcccctcccggggcgggggggtgggggaaaccaCGGAGGAACCTCGACTAGGACATCGACAAGGACGACGACCGCCCTTCCCGCCCCCCtgaaggagctgctggggggggttcgggggggggccCCCCGCCCCACCATCTGCGGGGAGTGCGGGAAGGGGTTCAGCCGCAGCTCGGACCTGGCCCGGCACCGGGTGACGCACACCGGGGAGAGGCCCTACCGCTGCGGGGTGTGCGGCAAGAGCTTCAGCCAGAACTCCAACCTGGCCACCCACCGCCGGACCCACACCGGGGAGAAGCCCTACGGCTGTGGGGCCTGCGGGAAACGCTTCGGGGAGAGCTCAGCCCTGGTCCAGCACCGGCGGACCCACACTGGGGAGAGGCCCTACCGCTGCGGGGAGTGCGGCAAGAGCTTCAGCGTCTCCTCCAACCTCATCCGCCACCGCCGGACCCACAGCCAGGAGCGGCCCCACCTCTGTGGGGAGTGCGGGGACGGGTTTCGGCACAAGTCCCAGCTCCGGCGGCACCAGAAGATCCACACGG gCCAGCGGCCTTTTATCTGCAACGAGTGCGGGAAGAGCTTCAGCCACTGGTCCAAGCTGCTGCGGCACCGGCGGACCCACACCGGGGAACGGCCCAGCACCTGCGGGGAGTGCGGGAAGAGCTTCAGCCAAAACTCCCACCTGGTCCAGCACCGCCGGACCCACACTGGGGAGAAGCCCTACAGCTGCGGGGACTGCGGCAAGAGCTTCAGCTGGAGCTCCAACCTCATCCAGCACCAGCGCATCCACACCGGGGAGAAGCCCTACAGCTGCGGGGAGTGCGGGAAGAGCTTCACCCAGAGCAAGAACCTCATCAAGCACCAACGCACCCATTCAGGGGCTCGGCCCCACCGCTGCGCCCACTGCGGCCGGGGGTTCGCCCAGAGCGGAAACCTGCTGAAGCACCAGCGGGTCCACGGGGCCGGGGGGCAACCCCGAGATGGGGGGCCACCGGAACCCTTCATCTGCGTGGAGTGCGGGGAGAGCTTCGCCCGCAGCGCCACGCTCAACCGCCACAAGCGCGTCCACAAGCCCCTCTTTGTCCCCTGA